A region of Shewanella psychromarinicola DNA encodes the following proteins:
- a CDS encoding CopG family transcriptional regulator encodes MENKTARFTVLMDPLKKQAFEQLCAAQDLTPSQVTRQLIREYLQKHDVSFSDSQSRPNPQVKS; translated from the coding sequence GTGGAAAATAAAACTGCACGTTTTACCGTATTAATGGACCCGTTAAAAAAGCAGGCATTTGAGCAGCTGTGTGCCGCTCAAGATCTCACGCCATCACAAGTCACTCGTCAGCTTATTCGTGAATATCTGCAAAAGCACGATGTGAGTTTTAGTGATAGCCAAAGTCGTCCCAATCCACAAGTGAAAAGCTAA
- a CDS encoding SAM-dependent methyltransferase, translating to MTIHPSQVTTLASANQGKLICVGTGLQLAGQIGLLSLSYIEHADVVFSLVPDGFSERWLMSLNADVRSLQVYYAQHDEIKNRRDTYAEMINAVLDEVRLGKLVVCALYGHPGVFACVAHLSIKQARAEGYDASMLPGISAEACLWADLGIDPGNSGHQSFEATQFMLYHHVPDPTTHLLLWQIALAGEHTLTQFSTTEARLQVLVEHLSQWYPLNHQVIIYEAANLPFQSPVIERISLSALPEARLTTISTLLIPPASQITLNHEMLAKLGITALDMG from the coding sequence ATGACTATTCATCCATCGCAGGTAACAACATTAGCTAGTGCAAACCAAGGTAAGCTTATTTGTGTTGGAACCGGGTTACAGCTTGCTGGGCAAATAGGCTTATTAAGTTTGAGTTATATTGAACATGCTGATGTGGTGTTTTCGTTAGTGCCCGATGGTTTTTCTGAACGGTGGCTGATGTCGCTTAATGCTGATGTGCGTTCACTACAAGTTTACTATGCTCAACACGATGAGATAAAAAATCGCCGTGATACTTATGCTGAAATGATCAATGCCGTTTTAGATGAAGTGCGCCTAGGGAAATTAGTTGTGTGCGCATTATATGGGCACCCAGGGGTGTTTGCTTGTGTGGCGCATTTATCCATTAAACAAGCCCGTGCTGAAGGTTACGACGCGAGCATGTTACCGGGGATTTCAGCCGAAGCGTGTTTGTGGGCCGATTTAGGCATCGATCCTGGCAATAGTGGTCACCAAAGCTTTGAGGCTACTCAATTCATGCTTTATCACCATGTCCCTGATCCTACCACGCACCTGTTACTTTGGCAGATAGCCCTTGCTGGCGAACACACCTTGACTCAATTTAGTACCACTGAAGCGAGATTGCAGGTTTTGGTTGAACATTTATCTCAGTGGTATCCGCTTAACCATCAAGTGATTATATATGAAGCAGCAAATTTGCCATTTCAATCACCAGTGATAGAGCGTATATCGCTGTCGGCATTGCCAGAGGCTAGGTTAACGACGATTAGCACATTATTGATCCCTCCTGCGAGCCAAATCACTCTTAACCATGAAATGTTGGCTAAATTAGGCATAACAGCATTAGATATGGGGTAA
- a CDS encoding outer membrane protein assembly factor BamE: MINKKQSLTLVSAVALSLSLSGCSVFDWLIYKPDVPQGNYMETQQVDKLRIDMTKEQTEYILGRPVLRDSFSDDTWYYVYHFKSGRDASITHKELIIHFNGDKVSSVVGDYDLSNDFNTPLGQSSLPSVNQPDLKPLLPEVRPDAKPLVEEQRPTLKNQAKTDNEAL, translated from the coding sequence ATGATAAACAAAAAACAAAGTCTTACCCTTGTAAGCGCAGTAGCGCTTTCATTATCTCTTAGCGGATGCAGTGTGTTTGATTGGTTGATTTATAAACCAGACGTGCCGCAAGGCAACTACATGGAAACACAGCAAGTCGATAAACTTCGTATCGACATGACTAAAGAGCAAACCGAATATATTTTAGGTCGCCCAGTATTGCGCGACAGCTTCTCCGATGACACTTGGTATTATGTGTATCATTTCAAAAGTGGTCGAGATGCTAGCATTACCCATAAAGAATTGATTATTCACTTTAATGGCGACAAAGTTTCCAGTGTTGTCGGTGATTATGACCTCAGTAACGATTTTAATACCCCGCTTGGGCAAAGCTCATTACCCTCGGTCAACCAGCCTGATCTTAAGCCTTTATTACCTGAAGTTCGCCCAGATGCGAAACCTTTGGTTGAAGAGCAACGTCCGACGTTAAAAAATCAAGCTAAAACCGATAATGAAGCGTTATAA
- a CDS encoding DMT family transporter: protein MNNTKGSFFMVASMAAFSVEDMLIKAAAETASIGQILALFGLGGMLVFIFLTWRKGGRVFHPAILSAPLLIRAVCEVIGRFCFALAITLTPLSSASAILQATPLIAMVGAALLFGESIGFKRWLAVFVGFVGVLMIIRPGFAGFEVNSIFAVVATLGFAGRDLATRAAPPVLSNTQIGVYGFSVLIPTGLVIMAYQGQPFQFGFMLAAQIVGAIVFGVMAYNALTIAMRTGDVSVVSPFRYSRLLFALILGIFIFGESLDVPTLLGSLLIVLSGGYTLIQNRKKVPENLSI, encoded by the coding sequence TTGAATAATACCAAGGGCAGTTTTTTTATGGTTGCTTCGATGGCGGCGTTTTCCGTTGAAGATATGCTTATCAAAGCGGCGGCAGAGACGGCATCAATTGGCCAAATTTTAGCATTATTTGGTCTAGGTGGAATGCTTGTGTTTATATTTTTAACTTGGCGTAAGGGAGGGCGAGTTTTTCATCCTGCCATACTCTCAGCACCATTATTAATACGCGCCGTTTGTGAAGTTATTGGTCGATTCTGTTTCGCTTTAGCGATCACGTTAACACCGTTATCGAGTGCATCGGCGATTTTGCAGGCCACACCATTGATAGCAATGGTTGGTGCAGCTTTGTTGTTCGGTGAGAGTATCGGATTTAAGAGGTGGTTGGCTGTTTTCGTCGGTTTTGTGGGCGTACTGATGATTATTCGCCCCGGTTTCGCCGGCTTTGAGGTCAACTCTATTTTTGCGGTGGTGGCTACCTTAGGCTTTGCTGGCCGTGATTTAGCGACACGTGCCGCTCCACCTGTGCTTTCTAACACTCAAATTGGAGTCTATGGTTTTTCGGTGTTAATTCCAACAGGTTTGGTGATAATGGCTTATCAAGGTCAACCATTTCAATTTGGTTTTATGTTAGCGGCGCAGATTGTAGGGGCAATAGTCTTTGGTGTTATGGCCTATAATGCGTTGACCATCGCTATGCGTACTGGTGATGTATCAGTAGTGTCTCCATTTCGTTATTCCCGTTTATTATTTGCTTTGATTTTAGGTATTTTCATTTTTGGAGAGTCTCTTGATGTGCCCACTTTACTCGGGAGTCTGCTAATCGTGTTGAGTGGTGGTTATACGCTAATTCAAAATCGTAAAAAAGTACCTGAAAATCTAAGTATCTAG
- a CDS encoding SRPBCC family protein: protein MPKISKNVLVRFSALQMYDLVNDVESYHAFLPGCVGGKVLEFDGKTMVASVDVSKAGISKTFTTRNQVVRAKSISLELENGPFKYMHGLWTFTELTEDACKVEFDLDFEFSSVLVDMAFGKVFKDLMSSMVMAFTDRAKVIYRD, encoded by the coding sequence ATGCCCAAGATTTCCAAGAATGTACTGGTTAGATTTAGTGCCTTACAGATGTATGATTTAGTCAATGATGTTGAATCGTATCATGCTTTTCTACCCGGATGTGTTGGGGGGAAGGTGCTTGAGTTTGATGGTAAAACCATGGTGGCTTCGGTTGATGTCAGTAAAGCGGGGATCAGTAAAACATTTACCACGCGCAATCAAGTTGTTCGCGCCAAATCGATTTCACTTGAATTGGAAAATGGCCCGTTTAAGTATATGCATGGCTTGTGGACATTTACCGAGCTGACTGAAGATGCCTGTAAAGTTGAATTCGATTTAGACTTCGAATTTTCTAGTGTGCTTGTTGATATGGCGTTTGGTAAGGTATTTAAGGATTTAATGTCGTCGATGGTGATGGCATTTACCGACAGGGCAAAGGTGATTTATCGTGATTAA
- a CDS encoding zinc ribbon domain-containing protein YjdM, producing the protein MSDVIPPCPKCESPYAYSDGTLLICPECANEWNPNEEVVDPDAIILKDANGNLLAEGDKVTLIKDLKVKGSSLVLKVGTKAVINHLVDGDHDIDCKVDGNGQMMLKSKFVKKQS; encoded by the coding sequence ATGAGTGATGTAATCCCGCCATGCCCAAAATGTGAGTCTCCGTACGCTTATTCAGACGGTACATTATTAATTTGCCCAGAATGTGCTAATGAATGGAACCCAAATGAAGAAGTGGTTGATCCAGACGCTATCATTTTAAAAGATGCCAACGGCAACTTATTAGCAGAAGGCGACAAAGTCACCTTAATCAAAGATCTTAAAGTCAAAGGCTCATCGCTAGTGCTTAAAGTTGGCACCAAAGCCGTGATTAACCACCTTGTCGATGGCGACCACGACATCGATTGTAAAGTCGATGGCAATGGCCAAATGATGCTGAAATCAAAGTTTGTTAAAAAACAAAGCTAA
- a CDS encoding DUF2474 domain-containing protein: protein MKLNRALQQWLWLLSIWVISVLSLGIVSMGFKLLMTAAGFKS from the coding sequence ATGAAACTCAATAGAGCACTCCAGCAATGGCTATGGCTTCTGAGTATCTGGGTTATAAGTGTGCTTTCGTTAGGCATAGTATCTATGGGATTTAAATTATTGATGACTGCGGCAGGATTTAAATCTTAA
- the smpB gene encoding SsrA-binding protein SmpB, which translates to MVKKKSAKNSSASIARNKRATFEYRIEEKVEAGLQLMGWEVKSIRMGKVNLSDCYVYIKEGEAFMHGCTIQPLNTASTHVICDPIRTKKLLLKRKEIDKLAGLIERQGYTLVPLSMYWRKGAWVKVEIGLGKGKKDHDKREDTKEREWKIEKARVMKKDKENA; encoded by the coding sequence ATGGTAAAAAAGAAATCAGCAAAAAATTCCTCAGCGAGCATCGCACGTAATAAACGCGCGACCTTTGAATACCGCATCGAAGAAAAGGTCGAAGCGGGATTACAACTTATGGGCTGGGAAGTTAAGTCCATTCGTATGGGGAAAGTCAACTTATCTGATTGTTATGTATATATTAAAGAGGGTGAAGCCTTTATGCATGGTTGTACTATTCAACCACTTAATACCGCTTCAACCCATGTAATATGTGATCCCATCAGAACAAAAAAACTGCTATTAAAGCGCAAAGAAATTGACAAACTTGCCGGCCTAATTGAACGTCAAGGCTACACCTTAGTGCCATTATCAATGTACTGGCGTAAAGGCGCTTGGGTAAAAGTAGAAATAGGTTTAGGTAAAGGTAAAAAAGATCACGATAAACGTGAAGACACCAAAGAACGCGAATGGAAAATTGAAAAAGCGCGTGTCATGAAAAAAGACAAAGAGAACGCTTAA
- a CDS encoding DUF6988 family protein: MEKSKQNLLLLEKALDRIKLPRSDNVMVSSSYYSICMEHYRSILILLELRLYSSASALLRSLFESYVRGLWFYYCSSDSDITLLKKDKFEKEFGMLVKEIEKNTVAGLLSAKKNNWGTLNGLTHSGAGQVFRRVSDDNISSNFDAGFIEDTMKFANNYGLLAAGQLALISGDKKAQAAVLEIKKASDIDK; the protein is encoded by the coding sequence ATGGAAAAATCAAAACAAAATTTGCTTCTGCTAGAGAAAGCACTCGATCGTATCAAGTTACCACGTTCCGATAATGTAATGGTTTCTAGCTCGTATTACTCGATATGTATGGAGCATTATCGTTCAATTTTAATCTTGCTTGAATTACGCCTCTACAGTTCAGCAAGTGCACTGTTAAGAAGCCTTTTCGAAAGTTATGTTAGAGGGTTATGGTTTTACTATTGTTCTAGTGACAGCGATATTACTTTGTTAAAAAAGGACAAATTTGAAAAGGAATTTGGGATGTTGGTAAAAGAAATTGAAAAGAATACTGTAGCGGGCTTATTAAGTGCCAAGAAAAATAATTGGGGCACTCTAAATGGGTTAACACACTCAGGAGCAGGACAAGTTTTTCGAAGAGTTTCTGATGATAATATATCTTCTAATTTTGATGCCGGATTTATTGAAGACACTATGAAATTTGCGAATAACTACGGTTTGCTTGCTGCTGGTCAGCTTGCCTTGATAAGTGGTGATAAGAAAGCTCAGGCAGCAGTCCTTGAAATAAAGAAAGCTTCAGATATAGATAAATAG
- a CDS encoding RnfH family protein — protein MINATEKFSVDVIYALPKQQKIIPIMVSPGTTFIEAVKQSDMVLFFPDINLEEVKLGVFSRQAKHDEVLVPGQRVEIYRPLIADPKDVRRKRAEKAKDEGRINKITGAKVN, from the coding sequence GTGATTAATGCAACAGAAAAATTCTCGGTAGATGTTATTTATGCATTGCCAAAACAACAGAAAATTATTCCGATTATGGTGTCGCCAGGAACCACATTTATTGAAGCCGTTAAGCAAAGTGATATGGTGCTATTTTTTCCTGATATTAACCTTGAAGAGGTTAAGCTTGGGGTATTTAGCCGTCAGGCTAAACATGATGAAGTGCTCGTTCCTGGGCAGCGTGTCGAAATTTATCGCCCGTTAATTGCAGATCCTAAAGATGTGCGTCGTAAGCGCGCCGAAAAGGCCAAAGATGAAGGTCGTATTAATAAAATTACCGGTGCCAAAGTCAACTAA
- a CDS encoding transposase, giving the protein MARPRRTIVSLDDTPYYHCCSRVVRKAFLCGIDNSTGENFEHRREWVGLRILELATIFAIDICAYAVMSNHLDVVIKVNADKVKHWSDKDVLVQWHKGFKGTLLTQKFVKGEDLNQFERQTVNECITEYRKRLIDISWFMRSLSEPIARQANKEDKCTGRFWEGRFKSQALLDEAAVLSCMAYVDLNPIRAKMASTPEMSDYTSIQRRINSAIKGEQPTALLRFVGNERVNMPNGLMFSVKDYIVLVEDTGRIIREDKRGAISSSSQAILNRLNIPAENWLKITTEFGSLFKGAVGALPALTEYCEHLERKRRQGAANCQRWLCA; this is encoded by the coding sequence ATGGCCAGACCAAGACGAACAATTGTTAGTTTAGATGACACACCTTATTACCACTGCTGTTCACGTGTGGTGCGTAAGGCTTTTCTGTGTGGTATCGATAATTCAACAGGCGAGAATTTTGAGCATCGGCGTGAATGGGTTGGTTTACGCATCCTTGAATTGGCGACCATCTTTGCTATTGATATATGTGCCTACGCAGTCATGAGCAATCACTTAGATGTCGTGATTAAGGTTAATGCAGATAAAGTGAAACACTGGTCAGATAAAGACGTGCTGGTACAGTGGCACAAAGGTTTTAAAGGGACATTACTGACGCAGAAATTTGTTAAGGGTGAAGACCTAAACCAATTTGAGCGACAAACGGTCAATGAATGCATCACAGAGTATCGTAAACGGTTAATTGATATCAGTTGGTTTATGCGCTCCCTGAGTGAGCCGATTGCCAGACAGGCAAATAAAGAAGATAAATGTACTGGCAGATTCTGGGAAGGGCGGTTTAAATCGCAAGCATTATTAGACGAAGCAGCCGTTCTGAGCTGTATGGCTTATGTCGATTTGAATCCTATCCGGGCCAAAATGGCCAGCACACCAGAAATGTCAGATTACACCAGTATTCAACGCCGAATAAACTCAGCGATAAAAGGTGAACAACCAACAGCGTTATTGCGTTTTGTCGGTAATGAGCGTGTAAACATGCCTAATGGTTTAATGTTCAGTGTAAAAGACTATATTGTGCTGGTGGAAGATACTGGGCGAATTATTCGAGAGGATAAACGGGGTGCAATTAGTTCAAGCAGCCAAGCTATTCTCAATAGACTCAACATACCTGCCGAGAACTGGCTAAAAATTACTACAGAGTTTGGCTCATTATTCAAAGGCGCGGTAGGGGCGTTACCTGCCTTAACAGAATATTGTGAGCATTTAGAACGGAAGCGACGCCAAGGCGCGGCAAACTGCCAGCGTTGGTTGTGTGCTTAA
- the deoC gene encoding deoxyribose-phosphate aldolase, which translates to MSNVKTAALRALQLMDLTTLSDSDTDDKIIELCKLAKTLVGNTAGICIYPRFIPIAKKQLRAQGTSNIRVVTVTNFPHGNDDVEIAVAETKAAVAYGADDVDVVFPYRALISGNEDVCFELIEQCKAACGSNIFFKVIIESGELKTPELIKRASEISIKAGADMIKTSTGKVPVNATPEAAEIMLSVIKQMGVESSVGFKASGGVQTAEEAKLYLDMVDNIIGDGWADNSKHYRFGASSLLSNLLHTLGEAKIDVDAKY; encoded by the coding sequence ATGAGTAATGTAAAAACAGCAGCACTACGTGCGCTCCAATTGATGGACCTAACAACCTTAAGCGACAGTGATACCGATGATAAAATTATCGAGTTGTGTAAGCTTGCTAAAACCCTTGTCGGTAATACCGCTGGCATATGCATCTATCCGCGCTTCATTCCTATCGCCAAAAAACAACTGAGAGCACAAGGTACATCCAACATTCGAGTGGTCACTGTGACTAATTTTCCTCATGGAAATGATGATGTTGAAATAGCCGTTGCTGAAACAAAAGCTGCAGTTGCCTATGGCGCAGATGATGTCGATGTTGTGTTTCCATATCGCGCGTTAATATCGGGTAATGAGGATGTTTGTTTTGAGCTTATTGAGCAATGTAAAGCTGCTTGCGGTAGTAATATTTTCTTCAAAGTGATTATTGAGTCTGGTGAGCTAAAAACGCCTGAACTAATCAAAAGAGCCTCCGAAATATCCATTAAAGCGGGTGCTGATATGATCAAAACCTCTACGGGGAAAGTGCCCGTCAATGCGACGCCAGAAGCTGCTGAAATTATGTTATCAGTCATCAAACAGATGGGCGTTGAAAGTAGCGTTGGTTTTAAGGCCTCTGGTGGCGTTCAGACTGCAGAAGAAGCCAAACTATATTTAGATATGGTTGATAATATTATTGGGGACGGTTGGGCCGACAACTCTAAACACTATCGTTTTGGTGCTTCTAGCTTGTTATCTAATCTACTTCATACGCTAGGTGAAGCAAAAATAGACGTTGACGCTAAATATTAG
- a CDS encoding cytochrome ubiquinol oxidase subunit I has product MFEFDAFLLARIQFAFTVSFHIIFPTITIGLASYLAVLEGLSLKTRNPDYKILYLFWSKIFAVNFGMGVVSGLVMAYQFGTNWSGFSYFAGSITGPLLTYEVLTAFFLEAGFLGVMLFGWQRVGDKLHFFATCMVALGTILSTFWILASNSWMQTPTGYEIINGQVVPTDWFAVIFNPSFPYRLVHMGVAAFLSTAVFVGACAAWHLLKGNKTGPVKKMFSMAMWMLVLVAPIQAYIGDIHGLNTLEHQPAKIAAIEGHWDNSDGGPSPLILFGFPNMETERTDYALEIPVLGSLILKHSLVEPIPALKDFPKDERPNSLVVFWSFRIMVALGILMILQGFYSLWLRKKQRLYNTGWYLKFCLLMGPAGLIAILAGWFTTEVGRQPWVVYGLMKTKDAVSAHSDLQMSISLLCFFIVYSLVFGFGYFYMIRQMKQGPQLDDAHNTGSHEISTISGRL; this is encoded by the coding sequence ATGTTCGAGTTCGATGCTTTTTTATTAGCACGGATACAGTTTGCATTTACAGTATCTTTCCACATTATTTTTCCAACAATAACCATTGGACTGGCTAGCTATCTTGCCGTTTTGGAGGGTTTAAGCCTCAAAACACGCAATCCTGACTACAAAATTCTCTACCTTTTTTGGTCAAAGATTTTTGCTGTAAACTTTGGTATGGGTGTTGTTTCAGGCCTTGTTATGGCCTATCAATTTGGAACAAATTGGAGTGGTTTTTCATATTTTGCCGGTAGTATTACAGGGCCGTTACTCACCTATGAAGTGCTGACCGCTTTTTTCTTAGAAGCAGGTTTTCTTGGTGTTATGCTCTTTGGCTGGCAGCGAGTAGGCGATAAGCTACACTTTTTTGCCACCTGTATGGTAGCTCTGGGAACCATACTCTCCACTTTTTGGATCCTCGCCTCTAACAGTTGGATGCAAACCCCAACCGGTTACGAGATTATCAATGGTCAAGTAGTCCCAACCGATTGGTTTGCTGTCATTTTTAACCCTTCATTTCCATACAGATTAGTTCATATGGGTGTCGCAGCATTTCTCAGCACTGCTGTATTTGTCGGTGCTTGCGCAGCCTGGCATCTGCTCAAGGGCAACAAAACTGGCCCAGTAAAGAAAATGTTTTCGATGGCAATGTGGATGTTAGTTCTTGTTGCACCGATCCAAGCCTATATAGGGGACATACATGGCCTTAATACGCTTGAACATCAACCTGCAAAAATTGCAGCGATAGAAGGGCACTGGGATAACTCTGACGGTGGCCCAAGTCCATTGATTCTGTTTGGATTCCCGAATATGGAAACAGAACGTACTGACTACGCGCTTGAAATACCAGTCCTTGGCAGCTTGATACTCAAACACAGTTTGGTAGAACCCATTCCAGCATTGAAAGACTTTCCAAAGGATGAAAGACCTAACTCACTAGTCGTATTTTGGTCTTTTAGAATTATGGTCGCACTTGGAATACTCATGATTTTACAAGGTTTCTACAGTCTTTGGCTGCGTAAAAAACAGCGCCTTTATAATACAGGTTGGTATCTAAAGTTCTGTCTTTTAATGGGGCCAGCCGGGTTAATTGCCATACTTGCAGGTTGGTTTACCACCGAAGTCGGTCGTCAGCCTTGGGTTGTATACGGACTGATGAAAACTAAAGATGCTGTATCGGCCCATAGTGACTTACAAATGAGTATTAGCCTTCTATGTTTCTTCATTGTTTACAGCCTCGTCTTTGGATTTGGTTACTTCTACATGATACGCCAAATGAAACAGGGGCCTCAGCTAGATGATGCTCACAACACTGGCTCCCATGAAATTTCTACAATTTCTGGTCGACTTTAA
- a CDS encoding aminotransferase-like domain-containing protein encodes MAKYEDLVYQLKRQIKSGVWRAGDKLPSLRKQSAHSGLSLMTVLHAYQVLESQGYVVSQARSGYRVTPELKETEPHLHAAVSLTEKVDINDFVFEVLQAGRNPYMVNFGFAYPDPSLYPRQQVNRSLMSAARNLPISSTFDNLPPGNEELRTILAKRYATKGVNISPEEIVITAGALEALNLSLQVCTKPGDWVVVESPTFYGALQSLERLGLKALSVRTDTITGIDLDALEKAFQSHDVKACWLMSNHQNPLGFTLTLEKKQSLNDLLNRYNVALIEDDVYGELYQEGTPVMPVKQFDQIGNVMLCSSFSKSLVSGFRIGWVAAGKRALEMQKLQLMSTLATSAPIQLALTDYLSKCNYETHLKQLRKKLHERKGQMECLLTKYLPSGVNITSQLGGYFIWVELPLGIDAVDVFHAAIKQNISIAPGKMFSVTEHYNHCMRLNASFALNDKTVQAIMTLGQIISECMVANESTILATSV; translated from the coding sequence TTGGCAAAGTATGAAGATCTGGTTTATCAACTCAAACGTCAGATAAAATCTGGAGTCTGGCGTGCGGGCGATAAATTACCGTCGCTTAGAAAACAGTCTGCACATAGTGGTCTAAGTTTGATGACAGTTTTACATGCTTATCAAGTCTTGGAGTCTCAAGGTTATGTGGTTTCTCAAGCGCGTTCAGGCTATCGTGTGACACCTGAGTTAAAAGAAACTGAACCTCATCTGCATGCTGCGGTGTCGTTAACTGAAAAAGTTGATATTAACGACTTTGTGTTTGAAGTGCTGCAAGCAGGTCGTAACCCGTATATGGTTAATTTTGGTTTCGCGTATCCAGATCCTAGTTTGTATCCACGCCAACAAGTTAATCGTTCGCTAATGTCTGCCGCCCGAAATCTACCTATTTCTAGTACATTCGATAATTTACCGCCTGGTAATGAAGAGTTAAGAACGATCCTTGCTAAACGGTATGCGACAAAAGGAGTTAACATATCGCCTGAGGAGATTGTGATTACCGCCGGAGCACTCGAAGCGTTAAATCTCAGCTTGCAAGTGTGCACCAAACCGGGTGATTGGGTGGTGGTTGAATCTCCCACGTTTTATGGTGCGCTTCAATCATTAGAGCGACTGGGATTAAAGGCCTTGTCGGTAAGAACGGATACAATAACAGGAATTGATCTCGATGCTTTGGAAAAGGCATTTCAATCCCATGATGTAAAGGCGTGTTGGTTGATGAGCAATCATCAGAATCCACTGGGTTTTACACTGACATTAGAGAAGAAGCAGTCGTTAAATGATCTGCTTAATCGTTATAACGTGGCCTTGATTGAAGATGATGTCTATGGAGAGCTTTATCAAGAAGGCACTCCCGTTATGCCAGTCAAACAGTTTGATCAAATCGGAAACGTAATGCTTTGTTCTTCTTTTTCAAAATCTTTGGTTTCGGGGTTCAGAATAGGTTGGGTAGCAGCAGGGAAACGTGCGTTGGAGATGCAAAAGTTGCAATTAATGAGCACGCTCGCAACAAGTGCGCCAATTCAATTAGCGCTAACTGATTACTTAAGTAAGTGTAATTACGAAACCCATTTAAAGCAGTTGAGAAAAAAACTTCACGAACGAAAAGGGCAGATGGAGTGTTTACTTACTAAGTACTTACCTTCAGGAGTTAATATAACGAGTCAGCTGGGAGGTTATTTTATTTGGGTAGAACTTCCGCTTGGTATTGATGCTGTGGATGTATTTCATGCTGCTATAAAACAAAACATCAGCATTGCGCCGGGAAAAATGTTCAGTGTGACCGAACACTACAATCATTGTATGAGATTGAACGCGTCCTTTGCACTGAATGACAAAACAGTACAAGCAATAATGACATTAGGACAAATAATCAGTGAATGTATGGTGGCGAATGAATCAACAATATTAGCAACTTCGGTATAA